A stretch of the Sphingomonas sp. CL5.1 genome encodes the following:
- a CDS encoding SDR family NAD(P)-dependent oxidoreductase: MAGIEGRSIVVTGGASGIGEAAVRLFAAHGALVTAADFNVERGTALADELDRQGLNVQFVRADISREEDVAAMVEAAERRYGRLDGAFNNAGIANAPGLLADMTFAEFQRVFGVNAFGTFLCMKYEIQAMLRVGGGAIVNTSSVSALIYDSQLAAYSASKHAITGLTRAAAAEYGERNIRVNAIAPSATRTPLYMEYVAANPDYVKTLEDKHALRRAAEPVEQARAAMWLLSDEPSFVTGVTLPVDGGYTLY; the protein is encoded by the coding sequence ATGGCGGGTATCGAGGGGCGTTCGATCGTCGTGACGGGCGGCGCCAGCGGGATCGGCGAGGCCGCCGTCCGGCTGTTCGCCGCGCATGGCGCGCTGGTGACGGCTGCCGACTTCAATGTGGAGCGCGGCACGGCGCTGGCCGATGAGCTGGACCGGCAGGGGCTGAACGTCCAGTTCGTCCGCGCCGATATCTCGCGTGAGGAGGATGTCGCGGCGATGGTCGAGGCGGCGGAGCGGCGCTACGGGCGGCTCGACGGCGCGTTCAACAATGCCGGCATCGCCAACGCGCCGGGCCTGCTCGCGGACATGACGTTCGCGGAGTTCCAGCGGGTGTTCGGCGTCAATGCCTTCGGCACGTTTCTGTGCATGAAATATGAGATCCAGGCGATGTTGCGCGTCGGCGGTGGGGCGATCGTCAATACATCGTCGGTCAGCGCGCTGATCTACGACAGCCAGCTCGCCGCCTATTCCGCCTCCAAGCACGCCATCACCGGGCTTACCCGCGCGGCGGCGGCGGAATATGGCGAGAGGAACATCCGGGTGAACGCGATCGCCCCGTCCGCGACGCGCACGCCGCTCTACATGGAATATGTCGCGGCGAACCCGGACTATGTGAAGACGCTGGAGGACAAGCACGCCCTGCGCCGCGCCGCCGAGCCGGTGGAGCAGGCACGCGCGGCGATGTGGCTGCTGTCCGACGAGCCGTCGTTCGTCACCGGCGTCACCCTGCCGGTGGACGGCGGCTACACGCTTTACTGA